In the genome of Bosea sp. ANAM02, the window TTCATATAGTCTCTTGCATAATATTTGTCGACAAGAATTACACAAGAGATGTCATAGCGTGACGTCGAGCCGCTCTTCGCCGATCATAAGCTTTTGAATCTGCTGGACGATCTGTTCGGCGTGCGCCTTGCCGAGGCGGTCCGCCAGGGCGGTGTCACGGGCGACGATCGCGGCGATCATCGCCTCGTGCTCGTCGACGAATTGCTGCGGCAGCCGGTCGTCATAGGACTGGTAGTAGAGCCGCAGGAAGCGCCGGCCCTCGTCGAGCAGGCGGCTGAACAGGCTGTTGAAATAGGGGTTTCGACCGGCGTCGGCGATCGCGGCATGGAAGGAGGCATTGGTCGCGATCATCGCCAGGGCATCCTGGGCCTTCACCGCGGCGGCGAACTCCGCCTGCCGGGCGCGGATCGCCTCCAGGTCTTCCGGCCGGCGGTTCTGGGCGGCGAGCTGGGTCGTCACCCGATACATCAGGGTCAACGCGTCGAAGAAGGGCGACATGTTGAGGAAGTCGAGATTCGCCACCATGGTCGAGCGGTTGGGCAGCGTGTCGATCAGCCCCTCGCCGGCCAGCCGCACCAGCGCCTCGCGGATCGGCGTGCGCGACATGCTGAAGCGATCTGCGAGCTGGACCTCGTCGATCGGGCTGCCGGGCGGCAGGACGAGATCGAGGATTTCGTCGCGCAGCAGGTCATAGACGAACTTCACGCCCGAGCCGCGCTTTCGCTCCGGAACGGCGACGGCCTTGGTCTTGGTGGCTTTCATGGGGAATCCTCTTGTCGACAAGAGGAATACGGGCGGCGCGACACTTGATCAATCGATTACCGCCCGACGCCGACGATGGTCTTATGTCCGCTCCCGGATGGGCAAGCGGATATCGCTCGGCGGGCCGCTCAGCAGCCGATCACCTTGAACTCGACACGGCGGTCGAGCGCGTCGCTGGCGTCGTCCTTGCCCGTGCCGACGAGGTTCTCGCGGAAGCCGCGGCCGGTCGCGATCATGCGGCCGCGATTGTCGGGCGCGCCGGTCAGGAGCAGGTCCATGACGAATTGTGCGCGCAACGCGGAGAGCCGGTCGTTCACCTGCGGCAGCCCGGTATGCGATGTATGGCCGACGATCTCCAGGCAGGCGCCCTTCTGGCGGGAGCGGGTCGCGATCTGGCTCAGCCACATCGGATAGGGTTCGGTGATCTGTCGGTCGTCGATAAACTGCGTCGTGCCGGGCTTGAACAGGAGCTTCACCATCAATCGGTCGGTGCTCAGGCCGTAATCGATCAGGTCGCCGAAGGCATCGACCATGTCCTCGCGCCGCGCGAGCTTGCTGGCGGCGAGATAAGTCCCGATCCTGACGCGGTGCTGCTCGCCGCCGGGCAGCTTGCGCGCCGCCCGGTAGAAGGCGAGCGCCTCGCGGAAATGCTGCGTCTCATAGGCGAGGATGCCGTCATTGATCAGCGCATTCGCCGTCAGCCGCTCGACATAGCCGGGATCGATGGCGTCGCCGAGCTTCGTGCCCTGGCAGGTCTTGATATAGGCGTCGGTCGCCTGATCCTTCGCCCAGAGCGGCGAGTCCCGGTAATATTGCGTCGGCGTCGTGTCGACGCCTTCCGTGCGGGCGCGCGAGACGCCCTTGGAGACGACGCTGTTCGACTTGAGATCGGCCAGCGTCAGGCAGATCCGGTAGGCGTCGCGCGGGCCGTCCGCGGCGCCCTGGTTGTTCACGGCCGTGAAGGTGCCGACCAGCACCACCGGCTTGCCGGCGAGCGCCTCGCTGTCGAAGGGCAGCACGCTGAAGCGCGGATAGCTCGTGCGGACGATCTCCATCAAGGTCGCCTGCATCGAGCGCGTCGCGGTCGATTGCGCGCCCGAGGCCGCGTCGATCAGCGGATCGATGACCAGCTCGACCTTTTCGCCCGATACGGCCGCCTTGCTGAACAGGTCGTCGGCGGCCTTGCGCAGGGCTTCGGCGAAGGGCGTGGGAGTCGGGGGCGGCGCGGTCTGGGCGCTGGTTGCAGTCACGCCCGCCAGCACGGCAAGGCCGACCATGGCGATCCTGAAGCGGCCGATGCCCCTCATGCTCCACCTCTCCGCCTTTCGCCGGGCTTGCCGCCGCGGCCTCTGCATCAGCGGCATTGCCGCAATTGTTCGCGTCCGCCCGGCGTCAGGTCGCCGAGCTGTGCGCGCATCAGGAGCTCGGCGCATTCGCCGGAAGACCGCCCGCGTGACGCGGCTTCGGGCGGGCGCGGTGACGGGCCCGGCAAGGCGGCTGGCTGCGCCGATCGGCTCGGCGACAGCGGGCCGGACGCGCCGAGACGGGCGGCCATGGCCTGCTCGACCGACTGGCGCTCTTCCGCGAGGCGCTGCTTCTCGGCCTCGATCGCGGCCAGTTCGGATTCCCGGCGCGCGAGTTCGTCGGCAAGCCGTGCGCGCTCGGCCTTGTCCTGGACACGCGGTGGAGATGGGACAGGGGCAACCGCGACAGGCGCGGAGCCCGGAGCCGGCACAGGCGGCGGGACGCCGACCGCGTCGCCGATATCCTTGCGGGCGAGGTCGTCAGCCGCTTGTCGCCGTCCCTGTTCCGCCCGCTCGAGGCGCTGGAGCAGGGCACGTTCGCGTTCGGCAAATTCACGCACGAGCCTGTCGCGCTCGCCTGAGACCGAGGAGCGGCGCTCGAGCAGGTCGAGCCGCGTGCGCGCGTCGATGACGAAGAAGCTCTGCGGATAGCGCTGGATGAAGGCCTGCAAAGCGGCGGGATCGTCGCCGGCGCGGATGCGGCGCCAGACATCGGCATCCGTCTCCTCGCGGTTGAGATAGAAGTCGCCGAGGAGGGAGAGCGAGAGTTCCGGCGTCTGGCGGCCGGCGGTGGTGTCGTAGACGCTTTTCTGCACGCGGCGGAACAGGGCCGCGACTTCCAGGCCGGGCTGATCGATCTCGCGCACCAGCGCCGCGGTGAACGGGCTGTTGCGGCCGGCGCCGTCGGCGGCGACGTCGTTGGCCTGCGTGGCATAGGCGATGACCATGCCTTGCGCGCGCTGGACCGGGGCGAGGCCGGAGCCGACCGAGAAGCCGCGCGTCGCCTGCCGCTTGGCGAGCAGCCCGACGAACGGGTTGTTGCGGCAGGCGTCGAGCACCATGATCTTGACGCCCTTGGCATAGTTCAGGGCGGTGACGACATCGTTGAGCCGCGTGGTCTCGTACTGGACGCCGACCTCGTCCTCGACCTTGGCCTCGACAGGAACGAGGTAGTTCTCGCCGTTGAATTGGAAGCCGTGGCCGGCAAAGTAGAACATCGCGGCATCGGCATCCTGCGCCAGCCTGGCGAAGCGCGTCAGCGCCGCGTCCATGCCGCGCTTGTCGAGATCGATGCCGTCGACCACTTCGAACCCGACCTTGCGCAGCGCGGTGACCATGTCACGCGCATCGTTCACGGTATTGGGGAGCACCGGGGCGTTGCGATAGCTGGAATTGCCGATGACCAGCGCGAC includes:
- a CDS encoding GntR family transcriptional regulator, whose product is MKATKTKAVAVPERKRGSGVKFVYDLLRDEILDLVLPPGSPIDEVQLADRFSMSRTPIREALVRLAGEGLIDTLPNRSTMVANLDFLNMSPFFDALTLMYRVTTQLAAQNRRPEDLEAIRARQAEFAAAVKAQDALAMIATNASFHAAIADAGRNPYFNSLFSRLLDEGRRFLRLYYQSYDDRLPQQFVDEHEAMIAAIVARDTALADRLGKAHAEQIVQQIQKLMIGEERLDVTL
- a CDS encoding OmpA family protein, producing the protein MRGIGRFRIAMVGLAVLAGVTATSAQTAPPPTPTPFAEALRKAADDLFSKAAVSGEKVELVIDPLIDAASGAQSTATRSMQATLMEIVRTSYPRFSVLPFDSEALAGKPVVLVGTFTAVNNQGAADGPRDAYRICLTLADLKSNSVVSKGVSRARTEGVDTTPTQYYRDSPLWAKDQATDAYIKTCQGTKLGDAIDPGYVERLTANALINDGILAYETQHFREALAFYRAARKLPGGEQHRVRIGTYLAASKLARREDMVDAFGDLIDYGLSTDRLMVKLLFKPGTTQFIDDRQITEPYPMWLSQIATRSRQKGACLEIVGHTSHTGLPQVNDRLSALRAQFVMDLLLTGAPDNRGRMIATGRGFRENLVGTGKDDASDALDRRVEFKVIGC
- a CDS encoding caspase family protein; translated protein: MTLVARLCGLFLLVLSGLALAETPPERRVALVIGNSSYRNAPVLPNTVNDARDMVTALRKVGFEVVDGIDLDKRGMDAALTRFARLAQDADAAMFYFAGHGFQFNGENYLVPVEAKVEDEVGVQYETTRLNDVVTALNYAKGVKIMVLDACRNNPFVGLLAKRQATRGFSVGSGLAPVQRAQGMVIAYATQANDVAADGAGRNSPFTAALVREIDQPGLEVAALFRRVQKSVYDTTAGRQTPELSLSLLGDFYLNREETDADVWRRIRAGDDPAALQAFIQRYPQSFFVIDARTRLDLLERRSSVSGERDRLVREFAERERALLQRLERAEQGRRQAADDLARKDIGDAVGVPPPVPAPGSAPVAVAPVPSPPRVQDKAERARLADELARRESELAAIEAEKQRLAEERQSVEQAMAARLGASGPLSPSRSAQPAALPGPSPRPPEAASRGRSSGECAELLMRAQLGDLTPGGREQLRQCR